In Pelosinus sp. UFO1, one genomic interval encodes:
- a CDS encoding fumarylacetoacetate hydrolase family protein → MKIVRFEHEGNIKFGVLQGEHINVLNGDVFGEYQISKEILSLANVKLLSPCVISKAVCVGLNYHGHAKEMNLELPVQPLFFLKPSSALNHPGGNIEYPSISQDVHYEAELAIVIKKLAKKVKAEEAEGYILGYTCANDVTARDIQKMDGQWTRAKSFDTFLPLGPCIETEIDASNINIKLYLNDQLKQSSNTGDLIFKVPEIVARVSEVMTLYPGDVILTGTPSGVGPMQVGDTVTVEIEGIGRLSNIVV, encoded by the coding sequence ATGAAAATCGTTAGGTTCGAACATGAGGGGAACATTAAGTTTGGTGTATTGCAGGGTGAGCATATTAATGTACTAAATGGTGATGTTTTTGGCGAGTACCAAATTTCAAAGGAAATACTTTCTTTAGCAAATGTGAAACTGCTTAGCCCTTGCGTTATTTCTAAGGCTGTTTGTGTGGGGCTTAATTATCATGGACATGCTAAAGAAATGAATTTAGAACTTCCAGTTCAGCCCTTATTCTTTTTAAAACCTTCTTCTGCTTTAAATCATCCAGGAGGAAATATTGAGTATCCTTCCATTAGTCAAGATGTACATTATGAAGCTGAACTTGCTATCGTGATTAAGAAATTGGCAAAAAAGGTTAAGGCAGAAGAAGCTGAGGGGTATATTTTGGGATATACCTGCGCAAATGATGTAACTGCTAGAGATATTCAAAAAATGGATGGGCAATGGACAAGGGCGAAATCATTCGATACCTTTTTGCCTTTGGGGCCATGTATTGAAACCGAAATCGATGCTAGTAATATAAATATTAAACTATACCTAAATGACCAATTAAAGCAAAGCTCGAATACAGGTGATTTAATCTTCAAGGTTCCTGAAATCGTGGCTCGTGTTTCGGAAGTCATGACATTGTATCCAGGTGATGTAATTTTAACAGGGACTCCTTCTGGGGTAGGGCCGATGCAAGTGGGTGATACTGTAACTGTTGAAATCGAAGGAATTGGTAGATTGAGTAATATTGTCGTATAA
- a CDS encoding glucosaminidase domain-containing protein, protein MRKFIFFRISILVITFFVLQFSSAFAFGSFNPMLTKKPTVVNKDLLKSGMVFDLTIMGDPIATKEQCVSYLLRHNPFPLITTTPKQLVDYYYLEGGIEGIRPDLAFAQALHETGNFRYGGDVSPMQNNYSGLGTTGNGVKGAWFPSPEIGVRAQIQHLLAYTATRPPLMSVVDPRYDLVKRSEKFGQSLTWTNLNGKWAVPGNTYGQMILKIHEKIITEK, encoded by the coding sequence TTGAGAAAGTTCATTTTTTTTAGAATTAGTATTTTAGTGATAACGTTTTTTGTGTTGCAATTTTCTAGTGCCTTTGCTTTTGGTAGTTTTAATCCGATGCTTACCAAAAAGCCTACAGTTGTAAATAAAGACTTGTTAAAATCAGGAATGGTATTTGATCTAACGATCATGGGAGATCCAATCGCAACGAAGGAGCAATGTGTAAGTTATTTGCTCCGGCATAATCCCTTTCCTTTAATTACGACAACTCCGAAACAGTTAGTCGACTATTACTACTTAGAAGGGGGCATTGAGGGGATTCGGCCGGATCTGGCATTTGCACAAGCATTACATGAGACGGGTAACTTCCGTTATGGCGGAGATGTTAGTCCTATGCAAAATAATTATTCCGGATTAGGGACTACTGGTAACGGCGTCAAAGGTGCTTGGTTTCCATCGCCAGAAATTGGTGTAAGGGCACAAATTCAGCATTTGCTAGCTTATACAGCAACGCGCCCACCTTTGATGTCAGTTGTTGATCCTCGCTATGATCTGGTAAAACGATCGGAAAAGTTTGGACAGTCTCTTACCTGGACGAATCTAAATGGAAAATGGGCTGTTCCTGGGAATACATATGGACAAATGATACTCAAAATACATGAGAAAATTATAACTGAAAAGTAA
- a CDS encoding Gfo/Idh/MocA family protein — protein MIRFGVIGTSSITDEFIRCASLHGEFFLQAVYSRTEEQGRVFADKHGAKNVFTNLEEMAQSNLIDAVYIASPNSLHAGQAILFMSHGKHVLCEKPMASNHKEVSLMVEASKKYQVLLMEALKTTFLPNFQAIKQNIHKIGTVRKFFSNFCQYSSRYDEYKAGKILNAFNPALSNGSIMDIGVYCIYPAVYLFGKPERVSANAIMLDSGIDGAGSIILHYSEMEVIISHSKITNSAAINEIQGEKGVIVINKMSTPKQVKIIYRDGSNEELQQDQSNDFMFYEVQEFISLIKNNKIESTINSFQLSLEVIEIMDECRRQIGLRFPADER, from the coding sequence ATGATTCGTTTTGGTGTTATAGGTACGAGTTCGATTACCGACGAATTTATTCGATGTGCTAGTTTACATGGTGAATTCTTTTTACAAGCAGTTTATTCTAGAACAGAAGAGCAGGGAAGAGTTTTTGCTGATAAGCATGGGGCCAAAAATGTTTTTACCAATCTAGAGGAGATGGCCCAAAGTAATCTTATTGATGCCGTCTATATTGCTAGTCCTAATTCCCTACACGCGGGCCAAGCAATATTATTTATGTCTCATGGCAAGCATGTACTTTGTGAGAAACCGATGGCGTCTAATCATAAAGAAGTTTCCCTTATGGTAGAAGCTTCTAAAAAATATCAAGTATTATTGATGGAAGCATTAAAGACGACTTTTTTGCCTAATTTTCAAGCTATAAAACAAAACATCCACAAAATAGGAACAGTGAGGAAATTCTTTTCGAACTTTTGTCAGTATTCCTCTCGGTATGATGAGTATAAGGCGGGGAAAATACTGAATGCCTTTAATCCGGCCTTATCCAATGGTTCTATTATGGATATTGGTGTCTACTGTATTTATCCAGCAGTTTATCTTTTTGGCAAGCCTGAAAGGGTCTCGGCAAATGCAATTATGCTTGATTCTGGGATTGATGGTGCAGGTAGCATTATTCTTCATTATTCTGAAATGGAAGTCATCATATCTCATTCGAAAATAACAAACTCAGCAGCGATCAATGAAATACAGGGGGAAAAGGGAGTCATTGTAATTAATAAAATGTCAACGCCCAAACAGGTAAAAATTATTTATAGAGATGGCTCAAATGAAGAATTACAGCAAGACCAATCAAATGATTTTATGTTTTATGAAGTGCAAGAATTTATTAGTTTAATTAAAAATAATAAGATAGAATCAACAATTAATTCTTTTCAACTATCGTTAGAGGTAATTGAAATTATGGATGAGTGCAGAAGGCAGATTGGTCTTCGGTTTCCAGCGGATGAGAGATAG
- a CDS encoding 2-oxoacid:acceptor oxidoreductase subunit alpha has protein sequence MGKVLLLQGNQACAEGAIAAGVTFFAGYPITPSTEIAEIMAKRLPEVGGKFIQMEDEIAGIGAVIGASLTGKKVLTATSGPGFSLKQEFIGYATIAEVPIVIANVQRVGPSTGQPTSPAQGDMMQARWGTHGDHPVIALTPASVPECFTLTIKAYELSEKFRMPVLLMLDEIIGHMREKIEVPDYDTVAKPVRKGPRVAPSEFKPYQADSDGVPPMADFGKGYRCHVTGLVHDETGFPNGSPKATEALIKRLHDKVDNAIDEITMYEEYKLEDADIAIVTYGGTARSAYAAIDMAREQGIKVGMFRLISVWPFPEKEIAKLAEKVKVIVVPELNYGQMVGEVKKSVEGKVPVKPMSKYDSEPISPKELLEFVKNL, from the coding sequence GTGGGAAAAGTACTGCTCTTGCAAGGGAATCAAGCTTGCGCTGAAGGTGCGATAGCTGCAGGTGTTACATTTTTTGCAGGTTATCCAATTACACCGTCAACGGAAATTGCTGAAATAATGGCAAAACGTCTACCAGAGGTTGGTGGAAAATTTATTCAAATGGAAGATGAGATCGCTGGTATTGGAGCGGTCATTGGTGCTTCTTTAACAGGTAAAAAAGTGTTGACGGCCACAAGTGGGCCTGGTTTTTCTTTAAAACAGGAATTTATTGGGTATGCTACGATTGCTGAAGTACCCATTGTTATAGCGAATGTACAACGTGTGGGTCCAAGTACAGGGCAACCGACATCTCCTGCGCAAGGAGATATGATGCAAGCAAGATGGGGAACTCATGGTGATCATCCTGTAATCGCCTTAACGCCAGCGAGTGTACCTGAATGCTTTACATTAACGATTAAAGCCTATGAACTTTCTGAAAAGTTTCGTATGCCAGTTCTATTAATGCTAGATGAGATTATTGGGCATATGCGTGAAAAAATAGAAGTTCCTGATTACGATACCGTTGCAAAACCAGTCCGCAAAGGACCAAGGGTGGCACCTAGTGAGTTTAAACCTTATCAAGCTGATAGTGATGGTGTACCTCCTATGGCTGATTTTGGTAAAGGTTACCGCTGTCATGTAACAGGTCTGGTCCATGATGAAACCGGCTTCCCGAACGGATCGCCTAAAGCGACAGAAGCCTTAATCAAGAGGCTGCATGATAAGGTAGACAATGCAATTGATGAAATTACTATGTATGAAGAATATAAGCTAGAAGATGCGGACATTGCCATTGTAACTTACGGTGGAACAGCACGCTCTGCCTATGCGGCGATTGATATGGCCCGTGAACAAGGCATTAAAGTCGGGATGTTCCGACTAATTTCAGTATGGCCATTCCCTGAAAAAGAAATTGCGAAATTGGCTGAAAAAGTGAAAGTAATTGTTGTTCCAGAACTTAACTATGGCCAAATGGTTGGTGAAGTTAAGAAATCAGTAGAAGGAAAAGTTCCAGTGAAGCCAATGTCTAAATATGACTCTGAACCTATCTCACCAAAAGAATTACTAGAGTTTGTGAAAAATCTTTAA
- a CDS encoding polysaccharide deacetylase family protein, with amino-acid sequence MKRNNIVILYSLLILILLVTACSPLKKPENTTDPLAKEDVPLPIHDKYKRGQNIPGKLYWAGSAEDKKVALTFDDGPEDHWTPKILAILKEKNVKATFFVIGKQAQAYPAMLQKIDAEGHVIGNHTLDHTSLITLDKQAIAKELEECSSIIHSITGKTPKLVRPPFGFHNENVDSVIYSKNQFIILWSVDTDDWKGFDSATVKERVIPKMKNGYIVLQHDGVNPHLEGSVEALPAIIDELKKQGYSFVTIPELLELPPYEETDFDRID; translated from the coding sequence ATGAAAAGAAATAATATTGTTATCCTATATAGTTTGCTTATCCTAATTCTATTAGTCACTGCTTGCTCTCCTCTAAAGAAGCCGGAGAATACGACAGATCCTTTGGCAAAAGAAGATGTACCCTTGCCAATACATGATAAGTATAAAAGAGGCCAGAACATTCCTGGAAAACTATATTGGGCTGGTAGTGCTGAAGATAAAAAGGTTGCGTTAACTTTCGATGATGGTCCAGAGGATCATTGGACTCCTAAAATTTTGGCGATACTAAAAGAAAAAAATGTAAAAGCTACTTTTTTTGTCATTGGTAAACAAGCGCAAGCATATCCCGCAATGTTACAGAAGATTGATGCCGAAGGGCATGTGATTGGTAACCATACTTTAGATCATACTAGTTTAATCACGCTGGATAAACAGGCAATAGCAAAAGAACTAGAAGAATGTTCATCCATAATACATAGCATAACCGGAAAGACGCCCAAATTAGTGCGACCGCCTTTTGGTTTTCATAATGAGAACGTGGACTCTGTTATTTATTCCAAAAACCAGTTTATTATTCTATGGTCAGTAGATACAGACGATTGGAAGGGTTTCGATTCGGCAACTGTGAAAGAGCGAGTAATCCCTAAGATGAAAAATGGTTACATTGTGTTACAGCATGATGGCGTCAATCCTCATTTAGAGGGAAGTGTGGAAGCTTTACCTGCGATAATTGATGAATTAAAAAAACAAGGCTACAGTTTTGTTACAATTCCTGAATTATTAGAGCTGCCTCCTTATGAGGAAACGGATTTTGATAGGATCGATTAA
- a CDS encoding 2-oxoacid:acceptor oxidoreductase family protein — protein MIEMRLSGSGGQGLILAGIILAEAALLDGKMAIQSQSYGPEARGGASKSEVIISDKAIHYPKVTNPNLVLAMTQEAVDKYSKDLPADGILMIDTTFVKTVPEHLKNVYQLPITEKVTEELGKSLFANIVALGAIVATTKAVSVESITAAILHRVPKGTEDINKRALQLGISLVSQ, from the coding sequence ATGATTGAGATGCGTTTATCTGGCTCTGGTGGACAAGGATTAATTTTGGCAGGTATAATTTTAGCAGAAGCAGCGTTACTTGATGGTAAGATGGCGATTCAATCCCAATCTTACGGTCCAGAGGCCAGAGGTGGTGCTAGTAAGTCGGAAGTCATTATTTCTGATAAGGCCATTCACTATCCAAAAGTAACAAATCCTAATCTTGTATTAGCAATGACACAGGAAGCTGTCGACAAATATTCTAAGGATTTGCCTGCGGATGGAATATTGATGATTGATACTACTTTTGTAAAGACAGTACCAGAACATTTAAAAAATGTGTACCAGCTGCCAATCACGGAAAAAGTAACAGAAGAATTAGGCAAATCCTTATTTGCCAATATCGTTGCTTTGGGCGCGATTGTTGCAACAACGAAAGCAGTTAGCGTTGAATCCATAACAGCAGCGATTCTTCATAGGGTTCCTAAAGGAACAGAAGATATCAATAAACGTGCTCTTCAACTTGGTATATCCTTAGTTAGTCAATAA
- a CDS encoding 4Fe-4S binding protein codes for MAIKTIGKHCKGCGVCVTFCPKQVLGLDALGKIAITDETKCIKCKQCETRCPDYAIFVEK; via the coding sequence ATGGCTATTAAAACAATAGGGAAACATTGTAAAGGCTGTGGAGTTTGTGTTACATTCTGTCCTAAACAAGTACTGGGGCTAGATGCTCTTGGGAAAATTGCTATTACTGATGAAACAAAATGTATTAAGTGTAAACAATGTGAAACACGTTGTCCTGATTATGCAATATTTGTAGAAAAATAG
- a CDS encoding aminopeptidase, which produces MDTKMLEKYARLIVKTGVNIQKGQTMVITSPIECASFARMVAQFAYEEGARDVVLNWKDELLAKIRFMQAPEEVFEEFPEWQKEFYLSYVKQGAAFVSIAASDPELFKDVNPGRLVKVQKASNTALKEYRERIMSNKNSWCVVSIPTTAWAKKVFPKLSEEQAVEALWEAILKTVRVDTTDPVAAWEEHKRNLKKHAEFLNTHQFESLQYKNSLGTDLKIQLPKNHVWLGGSEFTPEGLEFLANMPTEEVFTMPKKTGANGTVFSSKPLNYNGNLIDDFSLTFKEGKVVDFTAKQGYEILKGLVETDEGSHFLGEVALVPYNSPISNSNILYYNTLFDENASCHLAIGKAYPVCIKDGENMSNEELKALGVNDSLTHVDFMIGTKDLEIIGITAEGKEIAVFKNGDFAF; this is translated from the coding sequence ATGGATACTAAAATGCTAGAAAAATATGCACGTCTAATTGTAAAAACAGGGGTAAATATTCAAAAGGGGCAGACAATGGTGATTACGTCTCCTATTGAATGTGCCTCTTTTGCTAGAATGGTAGCGCAGTTTGCCTACGAAGAGGGCGCAAGGGATGTTGTTCTAAATTGGAAAGATGAATTATTGGCAAAAATTCGCTTCATGCAGGCTCCCGAAGAAGTATTTGAAGAATTTCCTGAATGGCAAAAGGAGTTTTATTTATCCTATGTAAAACAAGGAGCTGCTTTTGTCAGTATTGCAGCATCGGACCCAGAATTATTTAAGGATGTCAATCCTGGCAGATTAGTCAAAGTCCAAAAGGCTAGTAATACGGCACTTAAGGAATATCGGGAAAGAATCATGAGTAATAAGAACTCATGGTGTGTTGTGTCTATTCCAACAACGGCTTGGGCCAAAAAGGTGTTCCCAAAACTATCAGAGGAACAAGCGGTTGAAGCGTTATGGGAAGCGATTTTAAAGACGGTAAGAGTGGATACCACAGATCCTGTTGCTGCCTGGGAAGAACATAAACGAAATTTGAAAAAACATGCAGAGTTTTTAAATACGCATCAATTTGAATCCCTTCAGTACAAAAATTCCTTAGGTACGGATTTAAAAATTCAGCTTCCCAAAAATCATGTATGGCTTGGCGGCTCAGAGTTTACTCCAGAGGGCTTAGAGTTTCTTGCGAATATGCCTACAGAAGAAGTTTTTACTATGCCAAAGAAGACTGGGGCGAATGGAACGGTATTCAGCTCAAAACCGCTTAACTATAATGGGAATCTAATTGATGATTTCTCTCTTACCTTTAAGGAAGGAAAAGTTGTTGATTTTACAGCGAAACAAGGCTACGAAATTTTAAAAGGACTGGTTGAGACTGACGAGGGTTCTCATTTTCTTGGTGAGGTGGCATTAGTACCTTACAACTCGCCAATTTCAAATTCAAACATACTATATTACAATACTCTCTTTGATGAAAATGCTTCTTGTCATTTAGCCATAGGCAAAGCCTATCCTGTATGTATCAAAGACGGAGAAAATATGAGTAATGAAGAACTAAAAGCCTTAGGTGTAAATGATTCTTTAACACATGTAGATTTTATGATAGGGACAAAGGATCTTGAAATCATCGGAATTACAGCAGAAGGAAAAGAAATTGCTGTATTTAAAAATGGCGATTTTGCATTTTAG
- a CDS encoding YitT family protein: MVKRIFYLFWGLLLFGLGIVLTIKSNLGAAPWDAFHLGLILYFPLTLGQVSQLTGILVILISYFLGIKPGWGTVANMYFIGIFIDYFMASSWLFVPTSWLAQLGMLLVGILIIGWASFFYLSAAFGAGPRDSFMVGSIEKTGWPVWKVRTVIETSVAALGYFLGGPVGIGTIIIAFTLGPSIQWAFSIMGKRAQDIEHDPLVIRSRES; this comes from the coding sequence ATGGTAAAAAGAATCTTTTATTTATTTTGGGGTTTACTACTTTTTGGTCTTGGAATTGTACTGACGATTAAGAGTAACTTGGGGGCGGCACCTTGGGATGCTTTTCATCTAGGATTAATTCTTTACTTTCCGTTGACTTTAGGGCAGGTATCCCAGTTAACAGGAATTCTTGTTATCCTAATCAGTTACTTTTTGGGAATTAAGCCCGGTTGGGGAACTGTTGCGAATATGTATTTCATTGGTATTTTTATAGATTATTTCATGGCAAGTTCTTGGCTTTTCGTTCCTACCTCTTGGTTAGCACAATTAGGAATGTTATTAGTTGGTATTTTGATTATCGGTTGGGCAAGTTTCTTTTACCTTTCCGCTGCTTTTGGGGCAGGTCCAAGGGACAGTTTTATGGTTGGTTCCATTGAGAAAACAGGTTGGCCTGTGTGGAAGGTAAGAACAGTCATCGAAACGAGTGTAGCTGCACTTGGATATTTTCTTGGGGGACCAGTGGGGATCGGCACAATCATTATCGCATTTACGCTTGGGCCCTCCATCCAATGGGCTTTTTCCATCATGGGGAAAAGGGCCCAGGATATAGAACACGATCCCTTGGTGATTCGAAGCAGGGAGTCGTGA
- a CDS encoding DASS family sodium-coupled anion symporter: protein MQTGTKLGIQPVEQSFFKRFGLIIGVLILLGIVLMPTPEGLPIAGQRMLAILVFSVIIWMTDTISYPASAAVIMALMAFLIGTSPNVADAKTVIGTTKGLTMALDGFSNTALALVGGALFIAAAMMQTGLDKRIALVVLSKIGAKTNRVLIGVILVGFILSFFVPSTTARVSCMVPIVMGIIGAFGVDFKSKFAGMMMIAVAQADSIWNVGIKTAAAQNMIALGFIEKQLGIYISWLDWFIAAVPFAVFMSVALYYVLMKLMPPETDEIAGGKEAVAKALIELGPMKTNEKKLMIISVILLFLWATEKIVHPFDTSSTTIAAIAIMLLPGIGIMTWKEAQAKIPWGTLLLFGVGISLGSALLSTKAATWLAKIIVTAFGLQTMPILMILAILAAFLIIIHLGFASATALAAAMIPIIISMLQGVQTPGVNVVGMTMILQYVVSFGFILPVNAPQNMVAYGTDTFEVKDFIKTGIPLTIIAYALILILGATYWKWLGLV from the coding sequence ATGCAGACAGGAACTAAGTTAGGTATTCAGCCTGTAGAACAATCCTTTTTTAAGCGTTTTGGTTTGATTATAGGTGTATTGATATTGCTTGGTATTGTACTCATGCCTACTCCTGAAGGGTTACCGATAGCCGGGCAGCGAATGCTCGCTATATTAGTATTTTCCGTTATTATTTGGATGACAGATACCATTTCTTATCCAGCCAGCGCTGCTGTCATTATGGCATTAATGGCATTTTTGATTGGTACTTCACCAAATGTGGCAGATGCAAAAACAGTTATTGGAACAACAAAGGGCTTAACGATGGCCTTAGACGGTTTTAGTAATACTGCATTGGCCCTAGTCGGTGGGGCACTTTTTATTGCCGCTGCTATGATGCAGACGGGGTTAGATAAACGAATTGCCTTGGTTGTCCTATCAAAAATTGGTGCAAAAACCAATCGAGTATTAATTGGCGTAATTTTAGTAGGATTTATCCTTAGTTTTTTTGTTCCAAGTACTACAGCTCGTGTGTCTTGTATGGTTCCTATTGTTATGGGGATTATCGGGGCCTTTGGTGTAGATTTTAAAAGTAAGTTTGCTGGTATGATGATGATTGCGGTTGCACAAGCAGATAGCATTTGGAATGTAGGGATTAAAACAGCAGCTGCGCAAAATATGATTGCTTTAGGTTTTATTGAGAAACAACTTGGCATTTATATTAGCTGGCTTGATTGGTTCATCGCTGCGGTGCCTTTTGCAGTTTTTATGTCTGTAGCTTTGTACTATGTATTAATGAAGCTTATGCCTCCAGAAACGGATGAAATTGCTGGTGGGAAAGAGGCCGTTGCGAAGGCATTGATCGAACTTGGCCCTATGAAAACAAATGAGAAAAAGTTAATGATAATATCAGTAATACTTCTCTTTTTGTGGGCTACGGAAAAGATTGTTCATCCTTTTGATACCTCTTCGACTACCATTGCTGCGATTGCAATTATGTTATTACCTGGTATTGGTATTATGACATGGAAGGAAGCGCAAGCTAAGATACCTTGGGGGACATTGCTCTTATTTGGTGTAGGTATCAGCCTTGGCTCAGCTCTTCTTTCAACAAAAGCTGCTACCTGGCTTGCAAAAATTATTGTTACTGCTTTTGGTTTGCAGACGATGCCGATTCTAATGATTCTCGCTATTCTTGCAGCATTTCTCATTATCATTCATCTTGGTTTTGCTAGTGCTACTGCGTTGGCAGCCGCGATGATACCAATCATAATATCCATGCTGCAAGGAGTGCAGACTCCTGGCGTTAATGTAGTAGGCATGACCATGATTCTGCAATATGTGGTTAGCTTTGGTTTTATTTTACCAGTGAATGCACCGCAAAATATGGTAGCCTATGGTACTGATACTTTTGAAGTAAAAGACTTTATTAAAACAGGCATTCCATTAACAATCATTGCTTATGCTTTGATTTTAATCCTTGGAGCGACTTATTGGAAATGGCTAGGGTTAGTGTAA
- the chrA gene encoding chromate efflux transporter, with translation MMQYKEESYVRRLWEILAVATYLGVMSFGGPLAHLGYFHKEYVKKRKWVDEVFYADIVALCQFLPGPASSQIGIAIGTYRGGYLGGILAWLGFTIPSVLLLVYAYYGLQEIGEEQLNFIHGLKIVAVAVISQAVWGMGTKLAPDKKRATIVLAAAMVTLLWPAAYIQIIVLVAAGILGLFFADTVKISQGQVVAFPVSRQAGLLLLLLLFILLLGLPILRQIFGGEWIHVIDVFFRIGSLVFGGGHVVLPMLEKEMVPTGWVDSSQFLVGYGLAQAVPGPLFTFAAYLGVVIHGWMGAMVATIAIFLPSFLLVWGVMPFWNQIRKQIQFQKVLWAVNAAVVGILLAALYNPVWINSIGNSKDFAIGLLCFGLLQYWKVPPWCVVLLACFLSII, from the coding sequence ATGATGCAATACAAAGAAGAGTCTTATGTAAGGCGCTTATGGGAAATTCTCGCAGTAGCTACCTATCTTGGAGTGATGTCTTTCGGTGGGCCTTTAGCGCACTTAGGATATTTTCATAAGGAGTACGTAAAGAAGAGAAAATGGGTTGATGAAGTCTTTTATGCAGATATTGTGGCTTTATGCCAGTTTCTTCCTGGGCCAGCTAGTAGTCAAATTGGAATTGCCATTGGAACTTATCGGGGTGGTTATCTTGGCGGAATTTTAGCTTGGCTTGGTTTTACGATACCCTCTGTGTTGCTTCTTGTTTATGCCTATTATGGTTTGCAAGAAATAGGAGAGGAGCAATTAAACTTTATACATGGTCTAAAAATCGTGGCTGTTGCGGTTATTTCACAAGCGGTATGGGGTATGGGGACAAAGTTAGCTCCTGACAAGAAACGTGCTACCATTGTCTTGGCTGCGGCTATGGTCACTTTATTATGGCCTGCTGCTTATATTCAGATTATAGTGTTAGTAGCTGCAGGAATCCTAGGATTGTTTTTTGCAGATACGGTTAAGATAAGTCAAGGTCAGGTGGTAGCATTTCCGGTAAGCCGTCAAGCCGGCCTTTTGTTACTTTTATTGCTATTCATTTTATTATTAGGCTTACCAATACTGCGCCAGATCTTTGGCGGCGAGTGGATTCATGTAATTGATGTTTTTTTTCGTATTGGTTCCTTAGTATTTGGTGGTGGGCATGTGGTACTACCTATGCTTGAAAAAGAGATGGTACCTACGGGCTGGGTTGACAGTAGTCAATTTCTTGTGGGATATGGGCTTGCTCAAGCAGTGCCAGGCCCCTTATTTACTTTTGCTGCTTATTTAGGTGTTGTAATTCATGGCTGGATGGGTGCAATGGTAGCAACCATAGCCATTTTTCTACCTTCTTTTCTGTTGGTTTGGGGTGTAATGCCATTTTGGAATCAAATTCGTAAGCAAATTCAATTTCAAAAAGTATTATGGGCTGTTAATGCTGCTGTTGTTGGTATATTACTTGCTGCCTTATACAATCCAGTTTGGATAAACTCTATCGGGAATTCTAAAGATTTTGCCATTGGGCTATTATGCTTTGGTTTATTGCAGTATTGGAAGGTTCCGCCTTGGTGCGTGGTTTTATTAGCGTGTTTCTTATCCATTATATAA
- a CDS encoding 2-oxoacid:ferredoxin oxidoreductase subunit beta, with translation MEKLIKKYYRPRLPHIWCPGCGNGIVTSSIIKAIDKLGLDQDKTVIVSGIGCSSRASGYLDFDTVHSLHGRALPLATGIKLADPDLNVIVITGDGDGTAIGGNHFIHTARRNINLTVILFNNNIYGMTGGQYSPLTPTDSKATTAPYGTLERAFDVAELAKAAGATFVGRGTAFHSQMLVDVIAQGISHDGFSLIEAVTQCPIYYGRQNKKGDASTMLKTQRDNAVTVEAAKKLSAEQLAGKFTIGVLHKSEAPEYTKQYQGVIDRAQKGAK, from the coding sequence ATGGAAAAATTAATTAAAAAGTATTATCGTCCTCGTTTGCCACATATTTGGTGTCCGGGCTGTGGTAACGGGATTGTTACTAGCTCCATTATAAAAGCCATTGATAAACTAGGTCTTGATCAAGACAAAACTGTCATTGTTTCAGGAATTGGCTGTTCCTCAAGAGCCTCTGGCTACCTTGATTTTGATACGGTTCATTCTCTTCATGGCCGTGCACTGCCTTTGGCTACAGGGATAAAATTAGCTGATCCTGATCTGAATGTTATTGTTATAACAGGTGATGGAGATGGTACTGCCATCGGTGGTAATCATTTCATTCATACAGCACGTCGTAATATTAATCTCACTGTCATATTATTTAATAACAATATTTATGGCATGACAGGTGGCCAATATTCACCTCTTACACCGACGGATAGTAAAGCTACGACAGCTCCTTACGGCACTTTAGAACGTGCTTTTGATGTTGCTGAATTAGCAAAAGCAGCTGGTGCTACATTTGTCGGACGTGGAACTGCTTTTCATAGCCAGATGTTAGTGGATGTAATTGCCCAAGGCATTAGCCATGATGGATTCTCCTTGATTGAAGCAGTGACCCAGTGTCCAATTTATTATGGTCGCCAAAACAAGAAGGGTGATGCTTCTACTATGCTGAAAACACAGCGTGACAACGCAGTAACTGTCGAAGCTGCTAAGAAATTAAGTGCTGAGCAGTTAGCAGGCAAGTTTACCATTGGTGTATTACATAAGAGCGAGGCGCCGGAATATACAAAACAATACCAAGGTGTAATCGATAGAGCACAGAAAGGAGCTAAATAA